TCCACCAAGAGTTGGCTAAGAAGAACAAGCTAAAGGTCGGAGATTCCTTGACCTTATCCAGCTTTCAGATGGGAGAGACTCCTGCCAAAGAGCAAACCTTTGAAATCGTTGGGATCTTTTCGGGTAAGAAACAGGAAAAATTCACAGGAATGACCTCTGATCTGAGTGAAAACCAAGTCTATCTCCCTTATGAGGATGCGACCAAGCTCCTAGGTCTCAGTCAGCAAGAAGTGACCCAGGTCACCTTTGGAGTCAAAGATCCTGAGAAAATAGATGCCCTCTTGAAGCAAGTTAAAAGCTTGGATCTGGATTGGCAATCGCTGCGCGTGGTCGAAGATCGCAAGGCCTTTGACCAGATGAAGGAATCCTCTCAGACCTTAGAAGGCCTGGTACGGATCATGATGATCGTCCTCCTAGTGACTGGAGCCGGTGCCCTATCGCTCTTACTCAGTCTCTGGACACGGGAGCGGATCCATGAAATCGGGGTGCTCTTATCCATTGGGAAGAGCAAGGGCCGGATCTTTAGACAGTTCCTCTTGGAGGTGGTGCTGGTATCCTTACTAGCGGTGATCCCAGCCTTTCTCATCGGACGGATGGTCAGCCATCGTTTCTTAGAGCAGTTTGTCGGACAGACAGGTCAACAGCAGACCCTAGACTTGCTCAACCAAATCCCTCAAGGCCTTTCCTTAGGAATCGCCTATGCTAGCCTCTTGTGCTTGATCCTTTTGTCGCTCGGTGTAACTACCAGCATGATTTGGCGCAAGACCCCAAAAGAAATATTAACAAAAATGAGTTAAGGAGAAATGACACCTATGTTAGAACTCAAACATGTAGCCTATAGCTATCAAAGTTACCAAGAAGAGATCCTCTCAGATGTGAACTATCAGTTCGAAAATG
The Streptococcus parasanguinis genome window above contains:
- a CDS encoding ABC transporter permease → MLLQQAIAYISRKRTRNLVLFLILLLILSCLYFCFSLMQVGERLEDHIKQSAGTSFALTSKQGNAPFALKEAEKVQRLAGVGAMVPQYESPVRILDKEAVTGQQSVERDDLGQEAKQALGAVFTQKTDQHLDFRSGSFQLVQGKQLSDKARGQILIHQELAKKNKLKVGDSLTLSSFQMGETPAKEQTFEIVGIFSGKKQEKFTGMTSDLSENQVYLPYEDATKLLGLSQQEVTQVTFGVKDPEKIDALLKQVKSLDLDWQSLRVVEDRKAFDQMKESSQTLEGLVRIMMIVLLVTGAGALSLLLSLWTRERIHEIGVLLSIGKSKGRIFRQFLLEVVLVSLLAVIPAFLIGRMVSHRFLEQFVGQTGQQQTLDLLNQIPQGLSLGIAYASLLCLILLSLGVTTSMIWRKTPKEILTKMS